In the genome of Enterococcus sp. DIV2402, the window GAAATGGCTTTATTAATGGATGAGCCATTGATGAATTATACATTTACACAAACAGGTGGGCCAGCAGATATTTTAGCTTTTCCAAAAAATAGAGAAGAAGTCGAACAGTTAGTCAATTATTGTCGTGAACAAGAGATTCCGTGGTTAGTCTTAGGAAATGCTAGCAATTTAATTGTACGTGACGGTGGTATTCGTGGTGTAGTCATTATGTTGTTAGAGATGAATCAAATCCAAGTGAATGACACAATAATTGAAGTTGATGCCGGCGCACGTTTAATTGATACTAGCTATGCCGCATTGGATGCATCACTAACAGGATTAGAATTTGCTTGTGGGATTCCTGGAAGTATCGGTGGCGCAGTCTTTATGAATGCGGGAGCTTACGGTGGAGAAATTAATGACGTTTTTACTTCATGTGACGTCTTATTTCCTGATGGTTCGATTCGGACACTTACAAGAGAAGATATGCATTTTAGTTATCGTCACAGCATTATTCAAGAAATGGAAGGCATTGTCTTAAATACGCGTTTTACCTTAGAAAAAGGTGAACCTTTGTCGATTAAGACCCAAATGGAGGAATTGACTTATCTAAGAGAATCAAAACAACCATTAGAATATCCCTCGTGTGGCAGTGTGTTTAAACGACCAGAAGGACATTTCACTGGAAAATTGATTCAAGACGCAGGTATCCAAGGGCTTATTTGGGGTGGCGCTCAAATCTCTGAAAAACATGCAGGCTTTATTGTGAATATCAATCATGCAACTGCAACAGATTATGTAGAATTGATTGCACATATTCAAGCAGTCATTAAAGAGAAATTTGATGTTTCATTAGAAACAGAAGTGCGTATTATTGGCGAAGAAAAATAATAAAAAACATTGGAAAGATTTCTTTTCAATGTTTTTTTGCATTTTAGAACAACAGAAAGACATTTTAAAGGAGTGAATCATAAATAACGTTTTTTTTAATTGGCGGTTTTTCACAAATGAAATATTTTTTTTAGTTAATACACCTAATGAAAAGGTTTTTTTAAGCGATTACAATTAAAGGTGAAAGGGACTTTGTGAAAAATAAATAAGATAACAGATTGTTTGTTAAATAAAATTAGAAAGGAAGGTAGTTGTGGAAGTAAATGATTATCATGTGTCACCAACAGAGTTACAGCAATTAGAAAAAAGGGGATACAACCAAGATTTATTACCTAAGGATGAGACCAAACGTAATATGGATGCCAAAAATTATTTTACATTATGGATGGGCTCGATTCATAATATCCCCAATTATACAGCAGTGGGAGGATTTTTATTTTTAGGATTATCACCACTCAATGTGATGTTAGCGCTGATTATTAGTGCAGTTGTTGTTGCAGGCTTTATGACCGTTAATGGTGTTGTAGGCTCGCGTTTTGGTATTCCATTTGCCATGCATTTACGTTCAACTTATGGAAATGTTGGTGCAAAATTACCAGGGTTCTTGCGTGGTTGCGTGGCTGCTATTGCGTGGTTCGGTTTACAAAACTACACTGGATCGTTAGCATTGCTCATTCTAATTGGCAAAATCTGGCCAGGATTTTTAGAATTAGGTGGGGATACAATGATTTTGGGCATTAGTATTCCAGGATTAATTGCATTTACCGCTTTTTGGTTATTGAACGTGGCAATTGGTTTTGGTGGCGGAAATATTTTAAACAAATTTACCGCTATTCTTACACCTCTGATATATATCGTTTTTGGTGGAATGGCAATTTGGGCCTTTACAGTTGCTGGTGGAATGGGTCCTATTTTATCGTATGATACAGTAGGTGTTACACGTTCCATCCATCCGTTGTTTGGTTATCTAATGGTAATTAATTCCGTTCTAGCTGTTTGGGCTGCACCAGGCGCCAGTGTTTCTGATTTTACTCAAAATGCGAAATCAACTAAACAACAAGCTGTTGGTCAAACATTAGGTTTAGTCATCGGTTATGCCATTTTCGCTATCTTTAGTGTGGTCATTTTAATTGGAGGTTCGATTCATTACGATATTCAAGAATGGAATGTCTTAAATATTATTGATCGTTGGGATAATTTTCCAGCAATTATTTTAGCAATGGCGGTCTTTTTACTAACAACTATTTCAACAAACGCGACAGGCAATATTATTCCAGCGGCGTATCAGTTGACAGCATTATTCCCTAAAAAAATTAATTACAAAAAAGGCGTATTGATTGCTTCGATTATTAGTTTTGTCATTATGCCTTGGAAGCTAATGGAAAATGCAGATAGTATTTTTATTTTCTTAAATACAATCGGTGCAGTTTTAGGCCCGGTTGCAGGTGTCATGTTGACGCATTATTTCTTCGTTAATAAACAACAAATTGATTTAGATAAGTTATACATGGATCCAACGAAAAATAACAAAAACAACCAATATCATGGCATTAATCGTCAAGCCTACATTGCCACAATTG includes:
- the murB gene encoding UDP-N-acetylmuramate dehydrogenase: MKKEKMIKEFPEMALLMDEPLMNYTFTQTGGPADILAFPKNREEVEQLVNYCREQEIPWLVLGNASNLIVRDGGIRGVVIMLLEMNQIQVNDTIIEVDAGARLIDTSYAALDASLTGLEFACGIPGSIGGAVFMNAGAYGGEINDVFTSCDVLFPDGSIRTLTREDMHFSYRHSIIQEMEGIVLNTRFTLEKGEPLSIKTQMEELTYLRESKQPLEYPSCGSVFKRPEGHFTGKLIQDAGIQGLIWGGAQISEKHAGFIVNINHATATDYVELIAHIQAVIKEKFDVSLETEVRIIGEEK
- the allW gene encoding allantoin permease produces the protein MDAKNYFTLWMGSIHNIPNYTAVGGFLFLGLSPLNVMLALIISAVVVAGFMTVNGVVGSRFGIPFAMHLRSTYGNVGAKLPGFLRGCVAAIAWFGLQNYTGSLALLILIGKIWPGFLELGGDTMILGISIPGLIAFTAFWLLNVAIGFGGGNILNKFTAILTPLIYIVFGGMAIWAFTVAGGMGPILSYDTVGVTRSIHPLFGYLMVINSVLAVWAAPGASVSDFTQNAKSTKQQAVGQTLGLVIGYAIFAIFSVVILIGGSIHYDIQEWNVLNIIDRWDNFPAIILAMAVFLLTTISTNATGNIIPAAYQLTALFPKKINYKKGVLIASIISFVIMPWKLMENADSIFIFLNTIGAVLGPVAGVMLTHYFFVNKQQIDLDKLYMDPTKNNKNNQYHGINRQAYIATIVALLLSLSGQFISSLKMISDISWLVGFAAASIIYLGLQKFSTKTND